Proteins encoded together in one Catellatospora citrea window:
- a CDS encoding MFS transporter, with product MGSPPARRGAVLPVVLLAVFSFALLQSLINPVLPALQTELGTTPNLITWVMTAFLLSASVCTPVVGRLGDRFGKDRVLVASLLALAAGSAVSALAPGIELMLAGRVLQGVGGGVMPLAFAIIRDELPRARVPRAIGVAAALAAVGGGVGIVLAGPLTDLFGIRSLFWIPLLLTLGAAAAARRVVPPSPSRDTGPVSWLATALLAGWLVALLIPLSQASRWGWTSAAVLAPLASAVVLAAAWVTVERRSGRPLIDLRLMRIPAVWTTNLVSLLFGVGLFAVMAYLPAFVQTPPESGYGFGASVTEAGLILLPMTVTMFFAGLASAWLAARYGARLVLVAASALYAAAITTLAFGHDHRWQVLTALALLGIALGTAFSTMSNVIVAAVRPEQTGVANGVTANVRTIGGSLGVAVMSGIVAAHTPAGGRPAEAAYTVGFAVLGVAGAAALAAAALLPRQPR from the coding sequence ATGGGTTCCCCACCCGCGCGCCGCGGCGCCGTGCTGCCGGTCGTGCTGCTCGCCGTCTTCTCCTTCGCGCTGCTGCAATCACTGATCAACCCGGTGCTGCCGGCACTGCAGACCGAACTCGGCACGACGCCGAACCTGATCACCTGGGTCATGACCGCGTTCCTGCTGTCGGCCTCGGTCTGCACCCCGGTCGTCGGACGCCTCGGCGACCGGTTCGGCAAGGACCGTGTGCTCGTCGCGTCGCTGCTCGCCCTGGCCGCCGGCTCGGCGGTCTCCGCGCTGGCGCCCGGCATCGAACTCATGCTCGCCGGACGGGTCCTGCAGGGCGTCGGCGGCGGGGTCATGCCGCTGGCCTTCGCCATCATCCGCGACGAACTGCCACGAGCGCGCGTTCCCCGGGCCATCGGCGTCGCCGCAGCCCTCGCCGCGGTCGGCGGCGGCGTGGGCATCGTGCTGGCCGGGCCGCTGACCGACCTGTTCGGGATCCGGTCGCTGTTCTGGATCCCGCTGCTGCTGACCCTCGGCGCGGCCGCGGCAGCCCGGCGAGTGGTCCCACCGTCGCCGTCGCGCGACACCGGGCCCGTCAGCTGGCTGGCCACCGCGCTGCTGGCAGGCTGGCTGGTGGCCCTGCTCATCCCGCTGTCGCAGGCCTCACGGTGGGGCTGGACCTCCGCCGCGGTGCTCGCACCGCTGGCGAGCGCGGTGGTGCTGGCCGCCGCCTGGGTCACGGTCGAGCGGCGGTCCGGCCGGCCGCTGATCGACCTGCGCCTCATGCGGATCCCCGCGGTATGGACGACCAACCTGGTGTCGCTGCTGTTCGGCGTCGGGCTGTTCGCCGTGATGGCGTACCTGCCGGCGTTCGTGCAGACCCCGCCGGAGTCCGGCTACGGCTTCGGGGCCAGCGTCACCGAAGCCGGCCTCATCCTGCTGCCGATGACCGTGACCATGTTCTTCGCCGGGCTGGCCTCGGCGTGGCTGGCCGCACGCTACGGCGCGCGTCTGGTGCTCGTCGCGGCCTCGGCGCTGTACGCCGCCGCGATCACGACGCTCGCCTTCGGACACGACCACCGGTGGCAGGTGCTGACCGCCTTGGCACTGCTCGGCATCGCGCTGGGCACGGCGTTCTCGACGATGTCCAATGTCATCGTCGCGGCCGTGCGTCCGGAGCAGACAGGCGTGGCCAACGGGGTCACGGCCAACGTCCGCACCATCGGCGGGTCGCTGGGGGTGGCGGTGATGAGCGGGATCGTGGCCGCGCACACTCCGGCCGGCGGCCGGCCCGCCGAAGCCGCATACACCGTGGGCTTCGCCGTCCTGGGCGTCGCCGGAGCCGCGGCGCTCGCGGCCGCGGCGCTCCTGCCGCGACAGCCGCGATGA
- a CDS encoding aldehyde dehydrogenase family protein has product MRTIDKIYLDGKFVTPHGTDVAPLHNPATEQVIGQVRLADEVDARAAVAAARRALPAFARTTRRERQAMLRRLSAAFTARLDDLKNAMIEEYGATKVLVDAGMPRAAAVFDEAADVLDTFEFSRTDGRSTVTLEPVGVAAAITPWNYSIVFVAQKIAGAIAAGCPIVVKPSELSAIQTQVMTECIDAAEIPPGVINILTGRGDVVGEVLTTHPDVAKVGFTGSTAVGQQIMRNAAATMKRLTLELGGKSPAILLDDADIPSAVAAALTGGFMNNGQACFAGTRILAPQSRIDEVTAAIRSGVAALRVGDPADAATAIGPLVSERQYERVQSYIRLGEQEGATLLTGGAGRPDGLAAGWFVKPTVFTGVTNRMRIAREEIFGPVLVVIGYDDEQEAIDIANDTPYGLQAYVFSGDRERALRVARQIEAGTVLVNTVFGDPGAPFGGVKQSGVGREHGAYGLAAYLEPRAVTTA; this is encoded by the coding sequence GTGCGAACGATCGACAAGATCTACCTCGACGGAAAGTTCGTGACACCCCACGGAACCGACGTCGCGCCCCTGCACAACCCCGCCACCGAGCAGGTCATCGGGCAGGTGCGCCTGGCCGACGAGGTCGATGCGCGGGCCGCGGTCGCGGCCGCCAGACGTGCCCTGCCCGCCTTCGCCCGCACCACCCGCCGCGAGCGGCAGGCGATGCTGCGCCGCCTGAGCGCGGCGTTCACCGCGCGCCTCGACGACCTGAAGAACGCCATGATCGAGGAGTACGGCGCGACGAAGGTCCTCGTCGACGCCGGCATGCCCCGGGCCGCGGCCGTGTTCGACGAGGCCGCCGACGTGCTGGACACGTTCGAGTTCAGCCGGACCGACGGCAGGAGCACCGTCACCCTCGAACCGGTCGGCGTCGCCGCGGCGATCACACCCTGGAACTACAGCATCGTGTTCGTGGCGCAGAAGATCGCCGGGGCGATCGCCGCGGGTTGCCCCATCGTGGTCAAGCCCAGCGAGCTCAGCGCCATCCAGACGCAGGTCATGACCGAGTGCATCGACGCCGCCGAGATCCCGCCCGGTGTGATCAACATCCTCACGGGCCGTGGCGACGTCGTCGGCGAGGTGCTGACCACCCACCCGGACGTGGCCAAGGTCGGCTTCACCGGCTCCACGGCCGTCGGGCAGCAGATCATGCGCAACGCCGCCGCGACCATGAAGCGGCTGACCCTGGAACTGGGCGGCAAGAGCCCGGCCATCCTGCTCGACGACGCCGACATCCCGTCGGCGGTCGCCGCGGCGCTGACCGGCGGGTTCATGAACAACGGCCAGGCCTGCTTCGCCGGGACCCGGATCCTGGCACCGCAGAGCCGGATCGACGAGGTCACGGCGGCGATCAGGTCGGGCGTGGCCGCGCTGCGGGTCGGCGACCCGGCCGACGCGGCGACCGCGATCGGTCCGCTGGTCAGCGAACGGCAGTACGAGCGGGTGCAGAGCTACATCCGGCTCGGCGAGCAGGAGGGCGCGACGCTGCTGACCGGCGGCGCGGGTCGGCCCGACGGCCTGGCCGCGGGCTGGTTCGTCAAGCCGACGGTGTTCACCGGGGTGACCAACCGGATGCGCATCGCCCGGGAGGAGATCTTCGGTCCGGTGCTGGTCGTGATCGGCTACGACGACGAGCAGGAGGCGATCGACATCGCCAACGACACCCCGTACGGGCTGCAGGCCTACGTGTTCTCCGGCGACCGCGAACGGGCCCTGCGGGTGGCGCGGCAGATCGAGGCGGGCACTGTCCTGGTCAACACGGTCTTCGGCGACCCCGGCGCGCCGTTCGGCGGGGTCAAGCAGTCCGGCGTCGGCCGCGAGCACGGCGCGTACGGCCTGGCCGCTTATCTGGAGCCGCGCGCCGTCACGACCGCCTGA
- a CDS encoding MBL fold metallo-hydrolase, producing MASRYGDFYASKWGFPKAVTEGNAPSPQQFMPDYLNDPSFYAKGWHAENVGDGGNFYWVTSPAGYDAGFVVTGDGVVVIDAPPGLGENLQSAIRSVTREPVTHLVYSHWHSDHIGAASQFGPDVKIVAHDLTRELLARFPDKYRPLPTETFSTDAALDVGGTKLELSYKGADHCPGNIYIYGPAQKVLTKIDIVSPGSVTFAHCDVSENISGFYQAHDDILSYDFKALIGGHISRWGTREDVEVVREYWHDLLGFAEEALWEMSNAEALQGFVVGLGREHQMVGAENWINSIANYATEKTLTKTTSNGQTWPERLAGATVWTKYHAWTVAETTRTERTHHGYQAEGNGGPAYIA from the coding sequence ATGGCAAGCAGGTACGGAGACTTCTACGCCAGCAAGTGGGGCTTCCCGAAGGCCGTGACCGAGGGCAACGCCCCCTCACCCCAGCAGTTCATGCCCGACTACCTCAACGATCCGTCCTTCTACGCCAAGGGCTGGCACGCCGAGAACGTCGGTGACGGCGGCAACTTCTACTGGGTGACCAGCCCGGCCGGCTACGACGCGGGGTTCGTGGTGACCGGCGACGGCGTCGTGGTCATCGACGCCCCACCGGGGCTGGGTGAGAACCTCCAGTCGGCGATCAGGTCGGTGACCAGGGAGCCGGTCACGCACCTGGTCTACAGCCACTGGCACTCCGACCACATCGGCGCGGCGTCGCAGTTCGGGCCCGACGTGAAGATCGTCGCCCATGACCTCACCCGGGAGCTGCTGGCCCGGTTCCCGGACAAGTACCGTCCGCTGCCGACGGAGACGTTCAGCACCGACGCCGCGCTCGATGTCGGCGGCACGAAGTTGGAGCTGTCGTACAAGGGCGCCGACCACTGCCCGGGCAACATCTACATCTACGGCCCGGCGCAGAAGGTACTCACCAAAATCGACATCGTGAGCCCGGGTTCGGTGACGTTCGCGCACTGCGACGTGTCGGAGAACATCAGCGGGTTCTACCAGGCCCACGACGACATCCTGTCGTACGACTTCAAGGCGCTCATCGGCGGCCACATCTCCCGCTGGGGCACCCGCGAAGACGTCGAGGTCGTCCGCGAGTACTGGCACGACCTGCTGGGCTTCGCCGAAGAGGCGCTGTGGGAGATGAGCAACGCCGAGGCGCTGCAGGGTTTCGTCGTCGGGCTCGGCCGCGAGCACCAGATGGTCGGCGCCGAGAACTGGATCAACTCGATCGCCAACTACGCGACCGAGAAGACCCTCACCAAGACCACCTCCAACGGCCAGACCTGGCCGGAGCGGCTGGCCGGCGCGACCGTGTGGACCAAGTACCACGCCTGGACCGTCGCGGAGACCACCCGCACCGAGCGGACCCACCACGGCTACCAGGCCGAGGGCAACGGCGGCCCGGCCTACATCGCCTGA
- a CDS encoding MarR family winged helix-turn-helix transcriptional regulator encodes MSADANASTQPVDRQRGVNFGWSLGMVLRRWQEYVEEALRDLPHGSRGYHILAVVVHEDVPTQGALATRLVIDRSVLTYVIDDLESAGLIERQLDPRDRRARRIVATERGRQVLADAEKRVAHVEDQVLRGLPEQQRATFRDAAETAAEAIAGMSPETDPCLAVSSVLEQPPARGRSRTR; translated from the coding sequence ATGTCCGCCGACGCGAACGCCTCCACGCAGCCGGTCGACCGCCAACGGGGCGTGAACTTCGGGTGGTCGCTGGGCATGGTGCTGCGCCGCTGGCAGGAGTATGTGGAAGAGGCGCTCAGGGACCTGCCGCACGGCAGTCGCGGCTACCACATCCTCGCCGTGGTGGTGCACGAGGACGTGCCGACCCAGGGCGCGCTGGCGACCCGTCTGGTCATCGACCGCAGCGTGCTGACGTACGTGATCGACGACCTGGAGTCGGCGGGGCTGATCGAGCGGCAGCTGGACCCGCGCGACCGCCGCGCCCGGCGGATCGTGGCGACCGAGCGCGGGCGTCAGGTGCTGGCCGACGCCGAGAAGCGGGTCGCCCACGTCGAGGACCAGGTGCTGCGCGGCCTGCCCGAGCAGCAGCGGGCCACCTTCCGCGACGCCGCTGAGACCGCGGCCGAGGCCATCGCCGGCATGTCGCCGGAGACCGACCCCTGCCTGGCCGTCAGCAGTGTGCTGGAGCAGCCGCCGGCACGGGGACGGTCCCGCACCCGCTGA